CAGACTTGCCATCCATAACCTTAACAGAGATATTATTCTTATTTCCTTCAATTAATGTCTCGTCTGATTTTAAAATTGAGTAACATTCCGGCTGCTCCGCATTAATATTTATAGGATGAGTAAAATATATAGCAAGGTCACTGGCTGATAATTGCTCAATCTTGCTGATTTTAAATAAATCAGATTTAACCGCCTTGTTTTCAAACCCTATGAATTTACTTTTTATTTCTTTTACATAATTATTATCTTCATCTATCAAATTTGATATTTTTATTACATACTCAAGATCTGCCTTTTGATAATCGGTCTTTATCCTGATTTCTTTATCTGTCTGTGATATTATCTTTGTCGAAAGTACTGTCCATTTCAAATTTTCATATACAGATATATCTGTATCCTTTAATTGCTTTACCGGTTCATTCAGTTCAATTTTAATCCATTGACTCCCCTGTACAGACACCTTGGATATTTCAACAGGTAACTTATCATCTGACAGTCCAGCATCTGCTACGACTTTTGGTTCTAGCTGCCCCTCATTTATAAGCTTTTTAAGCAATGTATTATCTGTATCTTTTACTTTAAGCGTTAATGCAGTATACATAGTATCTACAACTTCTGCTCTTGTATAATTAACATTGTCTTGTGTTTTTCCGTTATAGTCACCACCTGTTACCAAGCCTATGTCATAAGCCTTTTGATATACACTGTTCCAGTTAAAATCATCGCTAGTATACCCAAGAGCTTTCATCGTCATAGTTAAGAAGGCTTTTTCAGTTACATTCGAATTCGGACCAAATTTATTATTGCCTATTCCACTAATAACATCATTTTCTCTACAGAACCCAACATATGCTGCAAACCAGTCAGTAGCCTTTATATCATGAAATCCTGTATTTATGTATTGACTATTTTTATCTGCTACCTCCTTGGTCTTACCCATTAGCTTTACAATAAAAGTAGCAGCCTCGCTTCTTTTTAAATTCGAATCCAGGCTATAATTTCCTTTACCGTCACCAGCCAGCATTCCGAGCTTGTTTAATGTCTGAGCTTTAGTAGTAACATCGGTAACTATATCGGTTTCAGCTGCAAAAGTCATTGATACGGATACTGTAAGTATACATATTGTCAAAATCATCGCTAATATTCTTCTTTTGTTCATTGTTCCCTCCTCATATGACTATACGCAAAAATTCCCTTAATGTCTAAATAATATCATATAAATGGGATATATTACATACAATTTTGTTACTTTTATCTTACAAATGTATATCAAGTAGAAGATTATTCTTACTTACATGACAAGTTATTGAACTATTTTCCTAGTCAGAGACCGCCCACTTATTGGGTAGCTTGCACTAGCCCTATATGGGCATGCTACTTACTTAAGCCTTAAGGCTTATTGAATAGTTCGCCAACCGCATTTATTTACTGGCTACCGCTAAAGCGGTCGGCTACGTGCTCTTCTTTTCTTGTATCCGTAAACGGATCCACGTACTCTATCAAACTTAACTGGTCGTTTGCTATGTCTGCTTGCAACTGATTTCTAATATATTCTTCTATTTTTTTCGCATTCTTGCCAACGGTATCAATATAGTATCCTCTAAGCCAAAAGTGTCTGTTAACATATTTATATTTAAGATTAGCATATTTATCGAATATCATTAAAGAACTTTTGACTTTTAAATATCCCATTATTTCTGATACACTATATTTGTATCCTAACAAGCATATGTATGTGGTCCTTACAACACTCCACTTCTATAATTTCGATACCTATCCTTTCGCACAGTTCTCTCAGCATCTTACCTATATTCTGTTTTATTTTACTAATATAATTTGTCGTCTATATTTTGCTGTAAACACTAAATGATATTTATATTCCCATGTCGTATATGCTAAATTATTCTTGTCCATTGTGGCCCCTCCTATGTTTTTTTAATGTTGTTGGCGAACCTACACTATTCTAACATCCGAGGTTTTATTTTTCCTACTTGAAGCTAAAGCCTTATGTCTGACCCCGGCTTAGCCGGGGGTTTATTGTTATAGATAAAAAACCCGCGGGAAAATTCCCACGGGTTTTTTTACTCTTTAAAGAGTCTTATTTGTTTGACCATTCATCCTGAGCACCCAATGTGTTCTTAGCAAGATCCTGGATTTCTCCTACTTGCTTAACCTTAACAGTATCAGTACCCATTGTGTATGAACCATAATCAAGAGTTTTAAGTGTTATAATTATCTGAGTCTTGTTTACTGGATTTACTTCAACACTATCAACTTCGTAGCCAGCAACGGTATAGTCAGCGTCTTGAACAGATGCTGCATATATATCCTCATCATAAGTTATAGTTACAGTCTTCAATGCTTTCTTTGTTCCCTTATTGTCATCGATATCTGTAAATACCATGTCTCCTACCTTAGATGGAGCACGTTTGTCAACTATTGATAAGAGCTTATTGCCATCACCATCTACAGCAGTAGTATCAAATGATACTGTACTACCATATTCATTTTGTGCTTTAGTAGTACCATTTGTCTTAACTTCAACATTTGTACCAACAGCAGTTGCAATATCTTTTGTTACCAAAGTAATGTAGGTAACTCCATCAGCTATACTTACTGATAATGAATCTGGTTTCTGAGTAAATGTAACTCCACCGTCTGTTGAATATAAGAAATCATTAACTTCCATATTCTTCAGATTATCTTCAAACTTAAGCTTTATAGCATTCTTACCAGTAATCTGGTATTCAGTTAAGCCAACGGTAGTCTTTGTTCCAATAGTATTTTCAGCTGAGAAGAATTCTGACCAGTTACCTGCTGCATCCTTAACTCTTGCAACATAGATATTAGCAGTGGAGCTAGGAGCAGTTTTGAAAGTAATAACAACTGCTTTATTACCGTCTACAGCATCAATAGTGTAATCATCAGTATTAAGAGTTGTTGAAGTAGCAGCAGTAGCACCTATTCTATAAACTGTCTTATCAGTTATTGAAGCTAAGTCCATTACCTCAGTAAATGTTATCTTATACTTCAAGTCTGATACCAATTTAGCTGATTTTATTTCTGGTGCAACTTTGTCAGTACCTGTGAATGACAATGTTACTTCATCAATCTGATTTTTAGCTACGGACAAATCTTTTACATTCTTAATAGTAAGAGTGTATGATGTTCCGTTTAATGCTTTTGCATCAGTAGTTGTCAACTTAACTACCTTTTTGCTGTCTCCATCAAAAGCAGCTGATGCCAATGAAACAACATCATTGCCATTCTTTAATACATAGTTTCCTACGTTATTAGCAGCATTTGTCAGTCCATCGCTCATAACATCTTCTGAGAAAGTTACCTTAACTGTCTTTGCATCTACAAATTCTGCAGTTGCAGTAGGCTTAGTTAAATCAGCAGAAGTATTCAGAGTAAATGAAGTAGCTGCCAACTTGTTGCCATAGTTATCTTCAATCTTTGTTCCTGAATCACTAACATAATTAATGTATACAGTAGTTGCTCCCGGTGGGAATGGGCGAGTGCTTCCGAAGCTTATTACAAACGTCTGATCATCATCAGAAGTTACAGCAGTATCAGCAGTAACTTTGTTTGTGTCAGAATTGTATGTATGTGTAATAGCAACATTAGCGTTAGCTTTAAATGAACCAGTCTTTAAAGCCTTGTTAAACTTTACTGTAACAGATGTTTCAGTTGATTCAACATAAGTAAGTACCAGTGCTGAAGTATCTTTTACATAATCAAATGTAAGAGTAGCACCCTGTATCTGATATCCTGCGTTATCAAATAACTTTGATCCTGTACCTATGAACTCAATCTTGTGTGAACCTTCAGACAAGTCTGAATATGTTTTGATATTTAATTCAAGACCGCTAGTAGTTGTGTTAGTTGAGTCTATAGCTATAAATGCACCATCAATTTTTACTGAACTTGCTATATCTGTACCAGTAAGAGCTGTAAACCCGTCTCCAGCATGAGTTCTTAATGGTTCTGATAATGCAACTTTTATATTCTTAGGACCTGTTGTTGAAACTGATTTTGCATATGGTACTGTAGTATCCTTTACAGATATACCCTTTATAGTCTTGTCAGCAGCAAATCCAACTGCCTTCAATATAGTAAGTTCGATATCTGTTGCATAGTTACCCATTGCGTTAGCACTTGCTGTTCTCAAAGTAACAGCAGTCTTGTCATCTGACAATGTAGCCGCTTCTGGTTCACTAGTTCCAATTTTGTAATTTGAAGTCTTCTTAGCAGCATCTACATTTGTTACAGGACCGTTGAAAGTTACTACTAACTCTCTAAGGTTAAGAGCCTCTACCTTAGCAATGTCCAAAGTAGTAGGAGCAGCTATTAAACCTGCCTTTACAGCAACTGATTTCTTAGCAGCGTCAGTTCCAACTAAGACTTCAACAACTGTCTTAGTTGCATCTTTAGCCTTAACAGTTAAAGTATCGAATACTACTGCAGAAGCAGCATCTCTTGTAAGATCTGCATCAGTAATATCATCTACGATAGCTGAAAGAATTTTACCAGCTGACTTAGCAGCCAATAATTCAACTGATGTAGCATAGTCGTTCTCAGCTGCAAAACCGAGAGCGTTCATGAACATAGATGCAAGGTCTTTTCCCTTTAAAGGATCACCAGCAGCTAATTTATTGTTGCCACCTTTCATAACACCTTCTTGAACAGCAAGAGCTACCCAACCTTCAGCCCATGCAGGAACTTCGTCAGCATCATCAAAGTTTGCGATTTTGGAAACATCTGCAGCTTCCATATCTTTGTCTGTCTTACCTAATACAGTCTTTAGTACTAATACAGCACCTTGTGCTCTAGTTAAGTCTTCACCAAGCATCAAGTCACCGGTAGTGTCTCCCTGCCAAATGCCGAGATCCTTAAGTACTGTTGCTTGATCTTCAAATTCATATGAACCTGAAGCAGCGAATGCAGCAGTCATAGATGTTAGAACCAATGCTACGGCTATAACAACTGCAGTTAGCTTTCTGAGATTTCTCATGTTCTCAAATCCTCCTTGTGTATTTTGTAGCGGGCGGGCTTTAAATTCCAGAGCGGGCTACGCCTCTCCCACTATTTATAGCCCAACTCGTTTAACCTATTTTCCAAGATTCGGTAACAATAGATTAAGATTACCTAAATTTACCTATCTTGATTCATATGTATTATATCACTGGCAAATTTTTGAGTCAACGTACTCGATTTAAGTGTAAAGAATTTGTAATAGTAATAAAAAAATCCGAAGGATGTTTCCTTCGGATTTTTGATTTGAACATTAGATATTATGTTTTTAAATTTCTATTAAGCAATTCCGTCAGTAGAAGTGATTACATCCTGTGTACTCAATACATTTCTTAATGAGTCTTCAACCTGTCCTACCTGTGTTACCTTTGGTGTTGCATTAGAATCAACGATATCTTTTTCCTTAACAGTTATTATAACCTTTGCACCATTTACAACAACACCTGTTATTTCGTAGCCTTCTACAGTGTAATCAGCGTCTGATACAGATGCTACATAGAGGTTTTCGCTGTAAGTGATTTCGATTGCATCAATCTTGTTGTTTGCAACTCCTGTATCCTTTGTTACTACTGATACTATAGAAGGAGCAACTTTATCAGTCAATGTTGCTGCTGTAAATTCAAGAGGCTTATTATAAGCATTCTTTGCACTTGTTGTAGCAGCACCATCTTTTGTTCTTACCTGAACATTAGTTGTCTGTGTATTAGCAGCCTTTGAATCAGTTGTCAATGTCATTATTGTATCTCCGTCTACTACCGATACTGACATTCCGATTACTTTTACTGTCCAAGTTGATCCATTGTCAAAGCTTACTTCGAAGTCCCCTGTTGTAGCGCCAGATATTACTTCATCTTCAAATGTAAGTCTTATTTTATCTGTAGCTGTCATTTCAGCCTTAGTGTAAACAATGTTTGAAGCCTTAGTTACATCAAGTGTCTGAGAGAAGCTTTCTGACCAATTTCCAACTACATCCTTAACTCTTGCAAGAGTAAGTTTTTCACTGTCAAGAATTGAATCTGAGTTTGCATCTGTATTATTTAAGTTATTTTTAAATGTAATTATTACTGCTTTATTTCCGTCAGCTGCTACTATAGTATCATTTGCATCAAGAGCTGCTGAGTTGTGCATCCAATTACCTTTATCTGTAATAGTTGCAACATCCATCACTTCGCTGAATGTAACCTTTATCTTGTTATCACCGATTTGCTTTGTGCTGCTAACTGTAGGAGCAACTTTATCTACTCCTGTAAAGGATATTGTAGCATCGTCCATTTCGTTCTTTGCTACTGACACGTCTTTTACATCTTTAACTGTAAGTGTATAAGATCCGCCATTCATAGTATTAGTAGTTAATACTACAACCTTATTTGTGCTATCCTTGAAAGCTGCACCGGTAACTGCTATAACTGTGCCGGTTGAATCCTTTAATGTGTAGAGAGCAGTGTTTTCAGCTCCGTTTGAGCCTGTTCCAGCAAGTACTTTTTCAGAGAAAGTTACTTCCAATGAAGTAGCACTTATGAAATCAACCTTTGATACAGTTGGCTTTGTCAAGTCAGCTGTTGTATTGATTGTAAGGGTTGTTTCAGGCAGCTTGTTTCCATAGTTATCTTTAATAGCTGCATCATTCTGATATACTATGTAAAGATTTGATGCTCCAGGAGCAAAAGGCATGTTATCAGGGAATGTTACTGTAAATTTCTGATCATCGCCTGAATTTACTAATGATGTTCCATCAACCTGGTTAGTTGAAGTGTTGTAAGTGTGTCGTAGTAAAACATTTGCAGTCAATGTAGTTGCATCAATTGGCTTGCTGAACTGAATTGTTGCGGTAGTTTCTGTTGATTCAACAACTTTTACTGTTAATGGTGATGTATCTTTTACATAGTTAAATGATGAACTTGTTGGTGTTACAGTGTAGTTAGCAGAATCAACCAACTTGTTTGAAGAATCATTTTTAACCTGTAATGAGTGAGCTCCTTCGGAAAGATCACCTAAAGTCTTTAATGACAATACATTCCCACTATAAGTTGCACTTGTAGTATCGAGAGCTACAAAACCATTGTCAAGCTTGAATGAGTTAACTGTATCAGCAGTAGTAACATCTTCATTCAAAGGTTCTGAGAAAGTAACCTTAAGATTTCTTGGTCCAGTTGCTTCTACTGAAACAACAGATGGTACTGTAATATCCTTAGCAGAAATATTTGAAATGGTAGTATCTGCTGAAAGACCAACTGCCTTTAATACTTCCAATTTAATATCTGTAGCATAATTGCTCATTCTGTTAGCATTTGATGTTCTTAATGTAACAGTTTTTCCGTCAGCTGATACATCTACAGCTGCAGGATTTGCATCATTTATTTCATAGTTTGTTGCTTTTTTAGCTTCCTCAGTTACTACTGCCTTGTTGAAGGTAATAACTAATTCTCTAAGGTTCAACGCCTTTACGCTGTCTACTGCAAGAACTGCAGGAGTAGCTATAAGTCCAGCATTTTCAGCAATTGCTCTGAGGCTTGGCTTAGCTTCTACTATTTTATCAATTATTGTTGCTTTTCCGTCAGAATATTCTGATGTTAATGAACCAAACATGATTCCTACTGCCTGGTCTCTGAGAACTGACTTTTTAGCAAATGCAAGGTAATCAGCGATTTCCTTTGCACCATCAACCTCTGAAAGCTGATCTATTGCTTCAGTCCAGCTAGATACTGTATATCCGAGCTGCTTGAGAATCAGAGTTGCGAATTGCCCTCCGAGAAGAGCCTCGTCAGCATTTACAAATATATCCCCAGTAGTTGTGTCTTTTGAACCTGACATAATATTGTTCTTAACTAAGTAAGCCAATCTTTTCTTTGCATATGTAGGTATTTTGTCAGCATCTGCAAAATCTTTCAGAATTGCATTTGCCTCATCTTCGGTTAATGCTTGTGCAGCAGTATCCATATTGAAGAGTTTTGCTAATAAAGTTGCACCCTGCCCTCTTGTAAGTGATGTTTCAAGAGATGGTACAAATGAAGTATCGCTAGTTCCAGCGTATAGTTCCAGCTGATTGAGAACACTAGCCTTTTCTCCGTTTACCGGAGTGTATGCGGCTGCAAATGTTGGTACTACTGATGACAACATGATTGCACCGGCAACAACTGCAGCAGAAATCTTTTTAAAATTCCCCATTACTAAATCCTCCCCTAGTTGTTTTCTGGCCAATGGTTTTACAGGGATAAATCGGCCACTAGATTACGTCCCCGGCTTGAAATGGTTTAAAATCAAGGCCTTACGAGTAACTGCACGCCTCAATTTCATAATCATTATAGCACCAGATTTTTTACCGGGTCAACATAATATAGTATTATGTAAATTAAATGTAATCGCCATGTAATAAAGGTTTGGAGTATAGATGGGTATAAAATAGAAACAGAGCTTGCCTTATCAACGACAGCTCTGTTTTATAAGTAATTGGTTACAAACTGAGTATTACACAATAACATTTTTGCCAATAATAATTGGCCATGATTTCTCACCCTTGAGGCATCTGTTTTTTGAAAGTACCACGTTTTTATCAAGTATGGCGTAGTTGAGTGCCGAGTTTTCTTCAACAATACTTCCCTGCATTATAATACTATCCTTTACGATAGCACCCCGCTTTACTGTTACACCTCTGAAAAGTACGCTGTTCTCAACTGTTCCTTCTATAATGCATCCATCTGCAATTATTGAGTTTTTAACCTCTGCTTCTTCATTGTACTTTGCAGGTGCTTCATCCTTGACCTTTGTATATATTTTTAATTTCCCCAACAATTCGTTGTTTATTAAAGGGTCCAGCAGTTCCATATTGCATTTGTAATACATCTGTACCGTAGACATGCTTCTCCAATAGCCGTTGTATTTATATCCGTAGATTTTGAGCTTATGGAGCATCTTTATAATAATATCCAGTACAAAGTCATAGTATCCATGTGCAACGCTTTCTTCAAGAAGTGCAATCAATAATTCCCTTTTTATCATATAAATACCCAGGGAACCATTGAGTGTATTTGGATGCATGGGCTTTTCCTGAAAATCAATTAATCTGGATGAACTGTCAAGCTGCATAACACCCATGTTTGTCAGTTCCTCTACAGGTATATCATTCATTTCACGATAAGCTACAGTTATATCTGCATCTGTTTCCTTATGAGCGTTGAGCATATCGTCAAAGGTTGTTGTAAATATACAATTGCCTTGGGAAATCAGCACATATTCCTCATTACTTCTTTTAAGAAAGGTCAGATTATTGTACATGGCATCAGCGGTACCTCTGTACCAGCCCGTACCTTCATCGGACAAAAATGGAGGGAAAAGAAAAAGCCCGTCTGTTTTTCTATCTAAATCCCATTCCTTACCTGAACCAAGGTGGTCCATCAGTGACCTGAAACTGTACTGAGTTATTACACCTATATTTGTAATCCCTGAATTAACCATATTCGAAAGTATAAAGTCAATAGCTCTGTACTTTCCTCCTACTGGCACTGCCGGGCTGGACCTCATGGTTGAAAGCTCCTTGAGCTTTGTGTTACGTCCGCCTGACATTATTATTCCCATTACATTTTTCATTCTGCCACACCACCTTTGAATACGCTTTTGCCGGATTCAACATTTAAAGATGTAAAATCGGCTGCCGAAGCTCCTATATCAATCATAACATTCTTTCCAATTACAGCATCTGAGGGTATGCTTGCCTGTTCTCCTATAACCGTAATTCCTGAATTGTAAATTCCTGACTTGTATTCATTAGGCACGTCTGCACCTTCTCCAAGCCTTACCTTTTCGCCTATTGTAACCTGTTCGCTGATAATAGACCTGTTTATGTATGCATTTTTGCATACCCTTGAATTGGACATTATAATAGAGTCCTGAATAAATGCTCCCTCTTCTATATAAGCACCCGGAAATAAAATGGAATTTACAACTGTTCCATAAACCGAGCAGCCTTCCGCCACTATGGATTTTTTCACACACCCGCAGTTAGCTATATAGTGAGCCGGTTTCACCGGATTAGGTGTATAAATCCTCCATTCGGGGTCGAATAGATTAAATTGGGGAACCCTGCTTACCAAGTCCATATTTGACTCCCAAAAGGCCTGTATTGTCCCTACATCCCTCCAATAGCCGGAATACTGGTATGCCCACATGCTTTTGCCATCTGCCAGCATTGCGGGGATTATGTTTTTTCCGAAATCATTTTCGGATTCGGAGCATTCATTATCCTTTATCAGATATTCTCTAAGAATTGACCAGTTGAAAATATAAACTCCCATAGATGCAAGGGTGCTTTTTGGATTTTTGGGCTTTTCTTCGAATTCATATATTTTGCCGTTGTCATGACAATTCATAATACCGTATCTGCCAGCCTCATCATAAGGAACATTAATAACTGAAATTGTAGCATCTGCATGATTCTCTTTGTGAAAATCAAGCATTTTGGAATAATCCATTTTGTAGATATGATCACCGGATAAAATAATTACATAATGAGGGGAATATTTGTCTATATACTGGATATTCTGGTAAACTGCATTTGCAGTACCTTTAAACCATTCGCCTATCTCCGCCTTTAAATAGGGGGATAGTATGGTAACACCGCCGTCTATCCTGTCCATATCCCATGGTTTACCTATTCCTATATGGGCATTAAGCTTCAGCGGTTGATATTGGGTCAGAACACCTACTGTATCAATTCCGGAATTTATACAGTTACTAAGAGAAAAGTCAATTATTCTATATTTCCCTCCATATAGAACCGCTGGCTTGGCCACATTCTTAGTGAGGACACCCAGACGGCTTCCTTGGCCCCCGGCCAGTAACATTGCTATCATTTCTTTCCTAATCATTGCACCAACTCCCGGTTAACTGATTTTATGCTGCTTTTAACGTACAATTTACTATTATATTTCTACGTTTAATTTATATTTCCCTTTAAATGTAGTAAGGAAATTACCCCTTTATAACAAAAGAGTTCCTAACAATGGGAAATAAGCCACTTAAAGGTTTTCAGCCTTTCCTGACTCTGTATATGGATGCCGGAATCAAAAAAAACTACCTTTCCGCCATCAACATTTGTACTTATAAGCTGCCTCTCCTCCAGCAAACGCTTGAGATATCTGATTGTTCCTTCGCTTCCGTCTATTATATCAATAAAAGGAGGAAGTACCAGCTTAAATGCGTCCCTATATATGGGAAAATGAGTACACCCTAAAACGAAGGTTTTATAATTTTCCAGATTAAAGCCTTCCAATTTATTTTTTATAACAGGTATTACCCTTTCATAATCAAATATCATATTTTCAGCCAGTTCAACCAGCTCGGGAAAAGGCAGATAATCTACTACATGTTCCTGATCCACTCTCTGTACCAGATTGTGAAATTTTTCCTCACGAAGAGTCAATGCAGTGGCAAGGACAAGAACCCTTTTTCCGTTACCATTCTGGACAGCAGGCTTTACCGCAGGCTCCATTCCTAATATCGGAAAATCATACATACCTCTGAGTTCTCTTACAGCAATACTTGTGGCTGTATTACATGCTACAACAAGTGCTTTTATTCCTTGATTCACCAGAAATTCTACGGCTTGAAAAACATATTCTCTTACTTCTTCCTTTGTCTTTGTTCCATAAGGTACATGTTTTATATCTGCATAATATATGTAATTTTCTTGGGGAAGCTGTCTCAAAGCCTCACTTAATACTGTTATCCCGCCAAAGCCGGAATCCAAAAAACCTATTTTATCGGTGTTCATCTAACTCCAATTACTCCTTTGCCTTTTGTATCTTTTAAAATTCCCTTCTGCGGCTGTTTTTAGACATTTTATCCATAACACCAAATATAATCCATCCTATAATGCAATAAATAGTTGAAGGAAGAAAATATATAAAGTACATCAAGTCCTTAAACATTATAGAAAAATCACCGGTACCATAATAGCTGTACATTGATATTCCTAACGAATACAGTGCTGAAAGTATTAGGCTGACAGGTATAATAACTAATGTTTCAGCTTCCCACAGTCTTCTGTACAAAAGTAACATAGCAGCAGGGTATATTATCGAAGTTACTGCAAAAGCGATATAAATCCCGGCCATTGGCAGATTCAGCTGTACAATAATCACCAGCATTATTACTATTATTATCGCATTGAAGATACTAATTCCCAATGTCCTTAAAACTCTTCTCATATTTACCTCATCTACTTATAAATAAAATCATATGTTTAAACTTATTTATTATTATATAATATCATGTTTCCGGTTATCAAATTTTATTAATATACAGTTTGAGTGAACGTTCAAAATTTAGCATATTATGTTAACCATTTGGCGTATTATTGAATATAATGTAATAAAATCAAATAAAAAGGAGTGAACATTATGCCCGGAATGCCAATTTATCAGGATTCTCCGGCGAATCTAAAAAATCAGATTTTTGCAACAAACGGATCAGCTGTAATTAATGTTCAGGCTGACAGTACAGGTAGATTAAAGGTAGCAACAGACAGTTCGTCTCCCCTTGCTGTTGATGTAGACGAGACTGTAAACAGTATTGCCGTGTATGGTAATGACGGTACTGCAAACCAAATTATAAAAACAAATGCCACTGGTCAGTTGGATATCAGACCATTAACAGTCTCTGATACAGTTAATGTCAATATCACTCAGGCCGACGACAGTATTACCGTCTATGGTAATGATGGTACCACAAACCAAATTATCAGAACAAATGCTACAGGCCAACTGGATATAAGGCCTTTGACCACTTCCGATACTGTTAATGTTGATATTT
This region of Clostridium sp. BNL1100 genomic DNA includes:
- a CDS encoding S-layer homology domain-containing protein; this encodes MNKRRILAMILTICILTVSVSMTFAAETDIVTDVTTKAQTLNKLGMLAGDGKGNYSLDSNLKRSEAATFIVKLMGKTKEVADKNSQYINTGFHDIKATDWFAAYVGFCRENDVISGIGNNKFGPNSNVTEKAFLTMTMKALGYTSDDFNWNSVYQKAYDIGLVTGGDYNGKTQDNVNYTRAEVVDTMYTALTLKVKDTDNTLLKKLINEGQLEPKVVADAGLSDDKLPVEISKVSVQGSQWIKIELNEPVKQLKDTDISVYENLKWTVLSTKIISQTDKEIRIKTDYQKADLEYVIKISNLIDEDNNYVKEIKSKFIGFENKAVKSDLFKISKIEQLSASDLAIYFTHPININAEQPECYSILKSDETLIEGNKNNISVKVMDGKSDAVIIRVKNFTFSQDVEYTVRIKGSLISAYGTYLGQEAGDQMNFIAKSIATEAFKLVGLTPLNNKSIQLDFNKPINKVTAEQVFSYYITELTIGTPIQIIKATTTNNTYGTDCAVVLTIAGTFDIKKAYGLMINSISDATKQNKIEEQSYSFNPTDKAISDMKIASIIPIDLNSISISFDRKLNPKTAEDIGNYSVLCLNNTSYNISPVKAVYTNDFPNTVKLYFAYNKPMTAGYMYKVRILNTLQDYTGTALTAPLEYTYIANNVVKTKPEIVKAAFIAKDTIKITLNKDIALDVPNILTSNYYIQTIGDDNANKMPLAITYIDTNTIVLRFDKIDFSKQFYLRYNEIKDITGETYSGDQINTAIVIGE
- the glgD gene encoding glucose-1-phosphate adenylyltransferase subunit GlgD encodes the protein MKNVMGIIMSGGRNTKLKELSTMRSSPAVPVGGKYRAIDFILSNMVNSGITNIGVITQYSFRSLMDHLGSGKEWDLDRKTDGLFLFPPFLSDEGTGWYRGTADAMYNNLTFLKRSNEEYVLISQGNCIFTTTFDDMLNAHKETDADITVAYREMNDIPVEELTNMGVMQLDSSSRLIDFQEKPMHPNTLNGSLGIYMIKRELLIALLEESVAHGYYDFVLDIIIKMLHKLKIYGYKYNGYWRSMSTVQMYYKCNMELLDPLINNELLGKLKIYTKVKDEAPAKYNEEAEVKNSIIADGCIIEGTVENSVLFRGVTVKRGAIVKDSIIMQGSIVEENSALNYAILDKNVVLSKNRCLKGEKSWPIIIGKNVIV
- a CDS encoding glucose-1-phosphate adenylyltransferase encodes the protein MIRKEMIAMLLAGGQGSRLGVLTKNVAKPAVLYGGKYRIIDFSLSNCINSGIDTVGVLTQYQPLKLNAHIGIGKPWDMDRIDGGVTILSPYLKAEIGEWFKGTANAVYQNIQYIDKYSPHYVIILSGDHIYKMDYSKMLDFHKENHADATISVINVPYDEAGRYGIMNCHDNGKIYEFEEKPKNPKSTLASMGVYIFNWSILREYLIKDNECSESENDFGKNIIPAMLADGKSMWAYQYSGYWRDVGTIQAFWESNMDLVSRVPQFNLFDPEWRIYTPNPVKPAHYIANCGCVKKSIVAEGCSVYGTVVNSILFPGAYIEEGAFIQDSIIMSNSRVCKNAYINRSIISEQVTIGEKVRLGEGADVPNEYKSGIYNSGITVIGEQASIPSDAVIGKNVMIDIGASAADFTSLNVESGKSVFKGGVAE
- the murI gene encoding glutamate racemase, yielding MNTDKIGFLDSGFGGITVLSEALRQLPQENYIYYADIKHVPYGTKTKEEVREYVFQAVEFLVNQGIKALVVACNTATSIAVRELRGMYDFPILGMEPAVKPAVQNGNGKRVLVLATALTLREEKFHNLVQRVDQEHVVDYLPFPELVELAENMIFDYERVIPVIKNKLEGFNLENYKTFVLGCTHFPIYRDAFKLVLPPFIDIIDGSEGTIRYLKRLLEERQLISTNVDGGKVVFFDSGIHIQSQERLKTFKWLISHC